ATCAGCCCGACCCGCGAGGAGGACTGTGCGGCGGGCGCGGCCTGCCGGCCCTGCGGAGCGCCGTCGTCGACAAAGGCGCGGAACATCTGGGTGCTGCCCGCGGGGTCGTAGTTGCCCTCGGGGCCCTGACCTTGGGGAGCGTGGGGGTTGTGTGCCATGGGGCAGGACCCTAGCGAACCCGCCTGCCGTGCCCAACCCCGGGCGGGCAGCACTTACCTCCCCCGTCGAGCCATGACCGGACCCATGCGAAGCCTTTGAGGTTCCTTTACTGGCACAATCCCGCTTTTCGTTTGCCTGCAGCAACCAACAGCTTCTATGGTTGCCCTAAGCAACAAGATGTGGGAGGGGCGGGCTGCCATGGCCGCACAGAGTCAGTACGCGGAACTGGCCCGCCAGCTCAGCGCCATCGGTGCCGTGAAACGCGGTCTCACGCGGATACTGCCCGCCGAGTGCCCGTCCGGCTCCGCTGCCGTCCTGACCCTGCTCGAGCGCCATGGCGAGATGCGGATGAGCCGGCTCGCCGAGCTCCTCGCCGTCGACATGTCCGTGACCAGCCGCCATGTCGCTCACGCCGCCGAGCGCGGCTGGATCGAACGGCTCCCCGATCCGGGCGACAGACGCTCCCGCATCCTGCGGCTCACCCCCGCGGGCCTGGACATGCTCGGCGAGCTCGCCGAGCGGACCACGGACATGTTCGCCCGCAACCTCAAGGACTGGTCCGACGACGACGTCGGACTGCTCATCGAGATGCTCGCCCGCCTGCGCGACTCCTTCGGGGACTGCCGGGTGCGCCATCCGGACGAACGACAACAACAGCACAGCACGACGACCCGTACACCCGCGTGACACGACGTAACGACGCAAGAAAAGGATGAAGATGGCTACGACCACACCAACCGGTGTGCGGGGCGGCCACGCCAGGCACGGAGGCGGCCACGCCTCCGACAGCGGCACGCCGATGACACACCGGCAGATCATGGAGGCGTTGTCCGGGCTGCTGCTCGGCATGTTCGTCGCCATCCTGTCGTCCACGATCGTCTCCAACGCCCTGCCGGAGATCATCACCGACCTCGACGGCGGCCAGAGCGCGTACACCTGGGTGGTGACGGCCTCGCTGTTGGCGATGACCGCGACCACGCCGCTCTGGGGCAAGCTCTCGGACCTCTTCTCCAAGAAGCTGCTGGTCCAGATAGCCCTCCTCATCTATGTCCTGGGGTCGGTCGTCGCCGGACTCTCGCAGAGCGCGGGCATGCTGATCGCCTGCCGTGTGGTCCAGGGCATCGGCGTCGGCGGTCTCTCCGCCCTCGCGCAGATCGTGATGGCCGCGATGATCTCCCCGCGTGAGCGTGGCCGCTACAGCGGCTACCTCGGCGCGACCTTCGCCGTCGCCACCGTCGGCGGCCCGCTGCTCGGCGGCGTCATCACCGACACCGAGTGGCTCGGCTGGCGCTGGTGCTTCTACGTCGGCGTGCCGTTCGCGATCATCGCGCTGATCGTCCTGCAGAAGACCCTGAAGCTCCCGGTCGTGAAGCGCCAGGTCAAGGTCGACTGGTCGGGCGCCTTCTTCATCAGCGCGGCGGTCTCGCTGCTGCTGGTCTGGGTCACCTTCGCCGGCGACAAGTACGACTGGATCTCCTGGCAGACGTACGCCATGGTCGGCGGCTCGATCGCGCTCGGCGCGCTCTTCCTCCTGGTGGAGTCGAAAGCGAGCGACCCGATCATCCCGCTGCGGCTGTTCCGCAACCGCACCATCACGCTGGCGTCGCTGGCTTCGCTCTTCGTCGGTGTCGCGATGTTCGCGGGCACCGTCTTCTTCAGCCAGTACTTCCAGCTGGCGCGCGACAAGTCGCCGACGATGTCCGGCGTCATGACGATCCCGATGATCGGCGGCCTGTTCATCTCCTCGACCGTCTCGGGCCAGGTCATCACCAAGACGGGCCGCTGGAAGGCGTGGCTGGTCATCGGTGGTGTGCTGGTGACGGCCGGCCTCGGACTGCTCGGCACCATGCGGTACGACACCGAGTACTGGCACATCGCGATCTTCATGGCAGTCCTGGGTCTAGGCCTCGGCATGATGATGCAGAACCTGGTGCTCTGCACGCAGAACCAGGTGGCCCCGGAGGACCTCGGCTCGGCCAGTTCGGTCGTCACCTTCTTCCGGTCCCTGGGCGGTGCGATCGGCGTCTCGGCGCTGGGCGCGGTCATGGCCAACCGGGTCACGCACTACGTCAAGGACGGGCTCACCGAACTCGGCCCGCAGGGCGCGGCGCTGGGCCACGGCGGCACGG
This portion of the Streptomyces sp. NBC_01750 genome encodes:
- a CDS encoding MarR family winged helix-turn-helix transcriptional regulator, translated to MAAQSQYAELARQLSAIGAVKRGLTRILPAECPSGSAAVLTLLERHGEMRMSRLAELLAVDMSVTSRHVAHAAERGWIERLPDPGDRRSRILRLTPAGLDMLGELAERTTDMFARNLKDWSDDDVGLLIEMLARLRDSFGDCRVRHPDERQQQHSTTTRTPA
- a CDS encoding MFS transporter, which encodes MATTTPTGVRGGHARHGGGHASDSGTPMTHRQIMEALSGLLLGMFVAILSSTIVSNALPEIITDLDGGQSAYTWVVTASLLAMTATTPLWGKLSDLFSKKLLVQIALLIYVLGSVVAGLSQSAGMLIACRVVQGIGVGGLSALAQIVMAAMISPRERGRYSGYLGATFAVATVGGPLLGGVITDTEWLGWRWCFYVGVPFAIIALIVLQKTLKLPVVKRQVKVDWSGAFFISAAVSLLLVWVTFAGDKYDWISWQTYAMVGGSIALGALFLLVESKASDPIIPLRLFRNRTITLASLASLFVGVAMFAGTVFFSQYFQLARDKSPTMSGVMTIPMIGGLFISSTVSGQVITKTGRWKAWLVIGGVLVTAGLGLLGTMRYDTEYWHIAIFMAVLGLGLGMMMQNLVLCTQNQVAPEDLGSASSVVTFFRSLGGAIGVSALGAVMANRVTHYVKDGLTELGPQGAALGHGGTGGGGIPDLDKLPVPIRTVMETAYGHGVADVFLYSAPFALLAFLVTLFIKEVALKSHAAPETADTVVTADTAETVAASEAEAAPVHALETLPAPAAGGTAVRGVVRGNEGAPVPQAAVTLISPTGRQLGRAVAQADGSYALDAPGAGSYVLIASADGFQPQASTVVVGVETLAYDILLSGTSGLTGTVRAAEGGAPIEGAMVIVTDVRGDVLATGKSAEQGEFAFGELVPGPVTVAVNAAGYRPLALPVEIGGQGVTRIEAALQAGALVQGAVRGGADRRPLADARVTLLDAAGNVVATATTGDDGAYAFADLNAGEYTVIATGYPPVAGALTVAGRGVDGHDIELAHPGE